A single window of Candidatus Flexicrinis affinis DNA harbors:
- a CDS encoding transcriptional regulator, with protein sequence MSDIQVDDLQARLASGRSAQVDWLPASAELARIAESLMSFANARREGMLLLGVSAANTIEPIDDFEALIEKALAAALMLTPPLILPYPTRENVGGTTIVKVTVPAGMSNVHSLNGRYLIRDGISNVPLAPSAMRQLLIERGDITYEAEIARNATRDDLDPERLRQYAASIRESDVDAALLKRGCVAQADGNLLPTHAGILLFGKDPRRFVRGAEITAVRFAGDTMGDTFMREDITGTLPEQIRRVETFLRDVLRKGVTLGGTMARSEQYEYPLEAVRELVVNAVAHRDYSIQGDGIRLYVFKDRMEITSPGRLPGPVTVANIKDERFSRNPAIVQVLADLHFIERLGYGVDRVLELTRQHGLPEPLFTETDGGFKVTIFNALTPAAVAAKAEASAEKPTLASTIDLLELYRGVPLNPRQESVLVHLSEPTNTRITNSELQRLHPDVHPETIRRDLSDLVAKDILSKMGEKRGSYYVLRKKA encoded by the coding sequence ATGAGCGACATTCAGGTGGACGACCTACAGGCGCGGCTTGCTTCGGGTCGCAGCGCCCAAGTGGACTGGCTCCCCGCGAGTGCGGAGCTTGCCCGGATCGCCGAATCCTTAATGTCGTTTGCCAATGCACGCCGCGAAGGTATGCTGCTGCTTGGCGTCAGCGCCGCCAACACCATCGAACCGATCGACGATTTCGAAGCGCTGATCGAAAAAGCACTTGCTGCCGCGCTGATGCTGACGCCGCCGCTGATCCTCCCCTACCCGACACGCGAGAACGTCGGTGGAACGACGATCGTCAAAGTGACGGTTCCGGCAGGGATGTCAAATGTCCACAGCCTGAACGGCCGGTACCTCATCCGCGACGGCATTTCGAACGTGCCGCTTGCGCCCAGCGCAATGCGCCAGCTTCTGATCGAACGGGGCGACATCACCTACGAGGCAGAGATCGCCCGGAATGCCACGCGCGACGACCTCGACCCGGAGCGCCTGCGCCAGTATGCGGCGTCCATCCGCGAAAGCGATGTCGATGCGGCGCTGCTCAAGCGCGGGTGCGTCGCGCAGGCAGACGGTAACCTGCTGCCGACCCACGCCGGCATCCTGCTCTTTGGCAAGGACCCGCGTCGCTTTGTGCGCGGCGCCGAGATCACCGCCGTTCGCTTCGCGGGCGACACGATGGGCGACACGTTCATGCGCGAGGACATTACCGGCACGCTGCCCGAACAGATTCGGCGCGTCGAGACCTTCCTGCGTGACGTTCTGCGCAAGGGCGTCACGTTGGGTGGGACGATGGCCCGCAGCGAGCAGTACGAATACCCGCTCGAAGCTGTGCGTGAACTGGTCGTCAACGCCGTAGCCCATCGCGATTACAGCATTCAAGGCGACGGCATTCGACTATATGTCTTCAAGGACCGGATGGAGATCACCAGCCCCGGACGCTTGCCGGGGCCGGTCACCGTCGCCAACATCAAGGACGAGCGATTCTCTCGAAACCCGGCGATCGTACAGGTGTTGGCCGACTTGCACTTCATCGAGCGCCTCGGCTACGGAGTCGACCGCGTGCTGGAATTGACGCGGCAGCACGGCCTTCCCGAGCCGCTGTTCACTGAGACTGACGGCGGCTTCAAGGTGACGATCTTCAACGCGCTTACGCCGGCGGCGGTCGCCGCAAAGGCCGAGGCCAGCGCCGAGAAACCCACCCTTGCAAGTACGATCGACCTGCTGGAGCTGTATCGCGGCGTGCCGCTCAATCCGCGTCAAGAGAGCGTGCTCGTCCACCTGAGTGAGCCGACCAACACGCGCATCACCAACAGCGAGCTTCAGCGCCTGCACCCGGACGTGCACCCGGAGACGATCCG